In Myxococcus stipitatus, the following are encoded in one genomic region:
- a CDS encoding GDSL-type esterase/lipase family protein, with protein MALSVSFREELAISFEVEGAIAEGQVDLFPQSYAAEGSHTSEPGRFGKAQKRLVGLGGIEVDAKATRTIALIGGGLAAGKGAPTDDFRESWPAVAERLLGQPVLNASQEGQSIASVVAALDAGTLRLAGVTDCLVVLGGNEAPSVDTSTLPSSLDALLSRLRSRCHVLAGTLPPQGTSPTIGESSRDARRVVNDWLRSPASAAQVVDFDVLLRDPSNPERCQPNMQDDTGGLSERAQAWMGAEMARRLGREPPEEPPRTMTVKVALTNASHDVLTVDTAGTVFAVNRGMGRAHLWASTDNARSWQPRGTHPRGSSFQVMTSLKDGTLLADTLGQDGMHALARSTDHGVTWSDVLPLGLFRMLQPGNIRELRGTVFFGEYQVFAIESPIRIWVSRNGGATWKVRATLTGRRHCHSLVADPEQGVLWAMMGDARGGLLRSVDDGVTWRTVVDGLRGVATDGIITPLGLLFGADTLYRPAIPSIRRVQSNDEMVEMTRLPGPSYSVLRLRDGGYLMGTTRETGGDVYAPGDETAHVFMSADGRTWKEFMAYPRLLPDDYARADTYWQLPSGEALLKLTNVRGIGTGFQLLESTLH; from the coding sequence GTGGCGCTGTCCGTGAGCTTCCGCGAGGAGCTGGCCATCTCCTTCGAGGTCGAGGGCGCCATCGCCGAGGGACAAGTGGACCTCTTCCCCCAGAGCTACGCCGCCGAGGGGAGCCACACCTCGGAGCCCGGCCGATTCGGCAAGGCCCAGAAGCGGCTCGTGGGGCTCGGTGGCATCGAGGTCGACGCCAAGGCGACGCGCACCATCGCGCTCATCGGCGGTGGGCTCGCCGCCGGCAAGGGCGCGCCCACCGATGACTTCAGGGAGAGCTGGCCCGCCGTGGCCGAGCGTCTGCTCGGCCAGCCGGTCCTCAATGCCAGCCAGGAAGGCCAGAGCATCGCCTCGGTGGTCGCGGCGCTCGACGCGGGAACGCTCCGGCTCGCGGGTGTCACGGACTGCCTGGTGGTGCTGGGCGGCAACGAAGCGCCCTCCGTCGACACGTCCACGCTCCCCTCCTCGCTGGACGCGCTGCTGTCGCGGCTGCGCTCGCGATGTCATGTCCTCGCCGGAACGCTCCCGCCCCAGGGCACCTCGCCCACCATCGGGGAGTCGTCCCGGGATGCGCGCCGCGTCGTGAATGACTGGCTGCGCTCGCCGGCCTCGGCGGCCCAGGTCGTGGACTTCGACGTGCTGCTGCGGGACCCGAGCAATCCCGAGCGCTGCCAACCCAACATGCAGGATGACACGGGAGGCCTCTCCGAACGGGCCCAGGCGTGGATGGGGGCCGAGATGGCACGGCGGCTCGGACGCGAGCCTCCCGAGGAGCCCCCGAGGACGATGACCGTCAAGGTGGCCCTGACGAACGCCAGCCATGACGTGCTCACCGTGGACACCGCAGGCACCGTGTTCGCCGTGAACCGCGGGATGGGCCGTGCGCACCTGTGGGCCAGCACGGACAACGCGCGCTCCTGGCAGCCGCGCGGCACCCACCCGCGGGGCTCTTCCTTCCAGGTGATGACGTCGCTGAAGGACGGAACCCTGCTCGCGGACACCCTGGGCCAGGATGGCATGCACGCGCTCGCGCGCTCCACGGACCACGGCGTCACCTGGAGCGACGTGCTGCCCCTGGGGCTGTTCCGCATGCTTCAGCCAGGCAACATCCGCGAGCTGCGCGGCACCGTCTTCTTTGGCGAATACCAGGTGTTCGCCATCGAGTCGCCCATCCGCATCTGGGTGAGCAGGAACGGGGGCGCCACGTGGAAGGTGCGCGCCACGCTGACTGGACGCCGCCATTGCCACTCGCTGGTGGCGGACCCGGAACAGGGCGTGCTGTGGGCGATGATGGGCGATGCCCGCGGAGGACTGCTGCGCTCGGTGGACGACGGCGTCACGTGGAGAACCGTGGTGGACGGCCTTCGAGGCGTCGCGACGGACGGCATCATCACCCCGCTCGGCCTGCTCTTCGGCGCGGACACCCTGTACCGGCCCGCCATTCCCAGCATCCGCCGCGTGCAGTCGAACGATGAGATGGTCGAGATGACACGGCTTCCCGGGCCCAGCTACTCCGTGCTCCGGCTTCGCGATGGCGGCTACCTGATGGGAACCACGCGCGAGACCGGCGGGGACGTGTACGCCCCGGGCGACGAGACCGCCCATGTCTTCATGAGCGCGGACGGCCGCACCTGGAAGGAGTTCATGGCCTACCCCCGCCTCCTGCCGGACGACTACGCACGCGCGGACACCTACTGGCAGCTCCCCTCGGGTGAGGCCCTGCTGAAGCTGACCAACGTGCGAGGCATCGGCACGGGCTTCCAGCTCCTCGAGAGCACCCTGCACTGA